A region from the Aegilops tauschii subsp. strangulata cultivar AL8/78 chromosome 5, Aet v6.0, whole genome shotgun sequence genome encodes:
- the LOC141022320 gene encoding uncharacterized protein: MATWRGSDDGGGGGAGDASGGSGAPADPTEVCGSSNPSQAPPLPQPPSPSYCVEYAAARAFAKAVKEDPEGSHHYASSFGGVSLNDEVWEVRFHFHDRDNLERSLNVDDITFYNLIALIELEGYGMTDFMYYVRDPGVGVSGMEELTDDDKVEEMLDDLVIKGQKVVNITVIRSDALRPSDLNIGPVCEEQVPLSEIGVPVVYEIDTAGVLFPSPTKPQQVPVQVINTQESTFFKQKCAPVAEFAMEQDQDQEQIEQLMEQKRNEEIEKFRKKGKEKEKYKAAKRKLPELMAEDFTDSDSDTDLLADEDIIARLEAMKKHRDDPLHHIEGDTNVDEPYEADEEEEEEEKAPEEEEEGSSIGGSKRKGPTTRSHSSLDVIIEEDWFPSSDEESNPGDLSEEDNDGAQIPCVKLPADRKSRAKKRKPRVWYDEQRENPEEQFMKKLCFLDVTQFRRALLNFHISQNRNHAFHRNCPDRIIAVCKFENCPFSLQLLR; this comes from the exons ATGGCCACCTGGCGTGGCAGTGATGATGGCGGTGGCGGTGGTGCTGGCGATGCATCTGGTGGCAGTGGTGCTCCTGCAGATCCAACAGAGGTTTGTGGCAGTTCAAACCCATCTCAGGCTCCGCCTCTTCCACAGCCGCCGTCGCCGTCTTACTGTGTTGAGTACGCGGCGGCGAGGGCATTCGCCAAGGCCGTGAAGGAAGATCCAGAGGGGAGCCATCACTACGCATCCTCCTTCGGCGGTGTCTC ATTGAATGATGAAGTGTGGGAAGTCAGATTCCATTTCCATGACAGAGATAATCTTGAAAGAAGCCTAAATGTGGATGATATCACATTTTACAATCTGATTGCACTAATAGAGCTTGAAGGATATGGGATGACAGACTTTATGTATTATGTCAGAGATCCAGGTGTTGGGGTTTCAGGTATGGAAGAACTGACAGATGATGATAAGGTGGAGGAAATGTTGGATGACCTAGTTATCAAAGGTCAGAAGGTGGTGAACATAACAGTCATCAGAAGTGATGCTCTAAGACCTAGTGATTTGAACATTGGACCAGTTTGTGAGGAGCAGGTTCCATTATCTGAAATAGGTGTGCCAGTGGTGTATGAGATAGATACAGCAGGAGTACTGTTTCCTAGCCCAACAAAGCCACAACAAGTGCCAGTGCAGGTCATTAACACACAGGAGAGTACATTTTTTAAGCAGAAGTGTGCACCAGTAGCAGAATTTGCAATGGAGCAAGACCAAGATCAAGAGCAAATTGAGCAACTGATGGAGCAGAAGAGGAATGAAGAGATTGAGAAGTTCAGGAAAAAGgggaaagaaaaagagaaataCAAGGCAGCTAAAAGAAAACTTCCAGAGCTAATGGCTGAAGATTTCACTGATAGTGACAGTGACACAGATTTACTAGCAGATGAGGATATAATTGCTAGGCTTGAGGCAATGAAGAAGCATAGAGATGATCCACTTCATCATATTGAAGGGGACACTAATGTGGATGAGCCATATGAAgcagatgaggaggaggaggaggaggagaaggcaccagaggaggaggaggaagggagCAGCATAGGAGGAAGTAAAAGAAAGGGGCCAACTACAAGATCTCATTCTAGTTTAGATGTGATTATTGAGGAAGATTGGTTTCCTTCATCTGATGAGGAGAGCAACCCTGGTGACCTAAGTGAGGAGGACAATGATGGGGCTCAAATACCATGTGTGAAGCTTCCAGCTGATAGGAAGAGCAGGGCTAAAAAGAGGAAGCCTAGAGTTTGGTATGATGAGCAAAGGGAGAACCCAGAAGAGCAATTTATGAAGAAGCTTTGTTTCCTAGATGTGACCCAGTTCAGGAGGGCACTTCTTAATTTTCACATCTCACAAAATAGGAACCATGCCTTCCACAGGAACTGTCCAGACAGGATTATAGCTGTCTGCAAATTTGAGAACTGTCCATTTTCATTGCAGCTTCTCAGATAG